AGGGGTTAAAATTCAGTGGCCATTGATATTGTAATGCCAAGAACCACATAATCCAATGGTTACCGTTCCTCTAAGATGAGGTTTGCTAGCTCTTTTTGTCCGTTAGATATGAAGCCTTATCACTATATATACAGGGGTTCCTAATAACCTCTTAGTAACGAATTATTTCTGAAATGGCTTCTTCAGTAATGTCCTCAGCAGCTGTTGCCACCCGCGGCAATGGTGCACAAGCCAGCATGGTTGCACCCTTCACTGGCCTCAAGTCCGCCGCCTCTTTCCCTGTTTCAAGGAAGCAAAACCTTGACATTACCTCCATTGCTAGCAATGGTGGAAGAGTCAGATGCATGCAGGTTTGTATATACtcaaattaaacaacaaaattcattGACCAAAATGTTATACTCGCTAATTTGTTTGATTAACTATTTATGTATAGGTGTGGCCACCAATTAACATGAAGAAATACGAGACTCTTTCATACCTTCCTGATTTATCCGACGAGCAATTGCTCAAGGAAATTGAGTACCTATTGAAAAATGGATGGGTTCCTTGCTTGGAATTC
The Solanum stenotomum isolate F172 chromosome 12, ASM1918654v1, whole genome shotgun sequence DNA segment above includes these coding regions:
- the LOC125846863 gene encoding ribulose bisphosphate carboxylase small subunit, chloroplastic 3 isoform X4, which produces MASSVMSSAAVATRGNGAQASMVAPFTGLKSAASFPVSRKQNLDITSIASNGGRVRCMQVWPPINMKKYETLSYLPDLSDEQLLKEIEYLLKNGWVPCLEFETEHGFVYRENHKSPGYYDGRYWTMWKLPMFGCTDATQVLAEVQEAKKAYPQAWVRIIGFDNVRQVQCISFIAYKPEGY